The following coding sequences lie in one Spinacia oleracea cultivar Varoflay chromosome 1, BTI_SOV_V1, whole genome shotgun sequence genomic window:
- the LOC110794823 gene encoding AP3-complex subunit beta-A isoform X3, translating into MMQLVFSFLIVSLSTISSSLNTPNHIIITYLLQGGMFTQFGATADSFSKASTMVFRIGTDAHLYDDPEDVNIAPLLDSKFDSEKCEALKRLLALIAQGFDVSNFFPQVVKNVASHSLEVKKLVYVYLLHYAEKRPNEALLSINCFQKDLGDTNPLVRAWALRTMAGIRLHVTAPLVLAAINKCARDPSVYVRRCAANAVPKLNDLRLEENASAIEEIIGILLNDHSPGVVGAAAASFNSICPNNLPLIARHYKRLCEILPDVEEWGQIILIGILLRYVIASHGLAKESVLFYPRVSGTNSCERVSSSTGNHLQDSSGLGHGSFEPDLVDLVARSYTEGSDEYLSRSSSERRIFFDLDEAFLTSTDANDDMKMLLKCTSPLLWSQNSAVVLAATGVHWIMAPKDNVNRIVKPLLFVLRSSRASKYVVLCNIQVFAKVMPSLFADYYEDFFISTSETYQIKALKLDILSLIATDSSIPSIFQEFQDYIKDPDRRLAASTVAAIGLCAQRLPKLSNICLEGLLSLAKKDCLTSEKNALDEEAGILIQAVMSIKSIISQDPSTHDKILLGGKGEDQLTIKKLVSYVLELAKSDMKYDVRDRARVLSKILSTFLNTHDNDVAYASPKKGAAHLIAKKLFAPPKGLPLSEPIISRFYLPGSLSQIVLHAAPGYEPLPKPCSLLLADVGQDSDVVQGTEKSQDFYITDDSETISGSFEEESASGYSSQHSDSGSSYSDGSEESQLVNEADKNVGSLIQISDVDNAFKGKNSAETSLDPYGSGGVEEILSKRALESWLGEQPVLSDLKSSGGDAIQRSARISIDDLGSRVKPKSYTLLDTVSGQGLKVDYSFSSQISDISPLLVCVEVTFHNFSNEPFLEVVLVDEGPNKGPDVTEQGLVTAERSSTAHEDIPTLVPMEGINSLGPSQMIKRVLQVRFHHHLLPLKLSLQCNGQKYPVKLRPDIGYFIKPLKMDVLAFRNKELQLPGMFEYVRRCTFADHLVELSMDKSNTCLTKDAYLIICENIAIKMLSNANLFLVSVDLPLASKLDDASGLCLRFSAEILSSSVPCLITITVEGTCSEPLNISVKINCEETVFGLNLLNRVVNFLTEPSPSCSQ; encoded by the exons ATGATGCAATTGGTCTTCTCCTTTCTTATTGTATCTCTGTCAACTATTTCCTCCTCTTTGAATACGCCAAATCATATCATCATAACATATCTGCTTCAAG GAGGGATGTTCACGCAATTCGGAGCAACTGCGGATTCGTTCAGCAAAGCTTCTACGATGGTGTTTCGGATCGGAACTGACGCACACCTCTATGACGATCCCGAAGATGTCAACATCGCTCCTCTTCTCGACAGCAAATTCGACTCCGAGAAGTGCGAAGCTCTCAAACGTCTCCTTGCTCTCATTGCTCAAGGCTTCGATGTCTCCAATTTCTTCCCTCAG GTTGTAAAAAATGTTGCATCACATTCTTTGGAAGTGAAGAAGCTGGTTTATGTATACCTACTGCATTACGCCGAAAA GCGACCCAATGAAGCATTATTATCAATTAATTGTTTCCAGAAGGACCTAGGGGACACCAACCCTTTAGTGCGTGCATGGGCTCTCCGTACTATGGCGGGCATCCGTTTACATGTAACTGCACCTCTTGTTCTAGCTGCTATAAATAAATGTGCCAGAGATCCATCTGTCTATGTTAGGAGATGTGCAGCCAACGCTGTTCCAAAATTGAATGATTTGCGGCTAGAGGAAAATGCATCTGCAATTGAAGAG ATTATTGGTATATTGCTAAATGATCATTCACCTGGAGTTGTTGGAGCTGCTGCTGCTTCTTTTAATTCAATATGTCCAAATAACTTGCCTCTGATTGCAAGGCATTATAAAAGACTCTGTGAAATTCTCCCCGATGTAGAAGAATGGGGTCAAATAATCTTGATTGGAATTCTGTTGCGCTATGTGATTGCTAGTCATGGCCTTGCAAAAGAATCTGTGTTGTTTTACCCCCGTGTTTCTGGAACTAACAGCTGTGAGAGAGTTAGTTCAAGTACAGGCAATCACTTACAGGACAGCAGTGGCTTGGGCCATGGAAGCTTTGAGCCAGACTTAGTGGATTTGGTTGCCAGGTCCTACACTGAAGGTTCTGATGAATACTTATCACGATCAAGTTCTGAGAGAAGGATTTTTTTTGACTTAGATGAAGCATTCCTTACTTCTACTGATGCAAATGATGACATGAAGATGCTTCTGAAGTGTACATCACCCCTTCTATGGAGTCAGAACAGTGCTGTAGTACTTGCAGCAACTGGAGTGCACTGGATCATGGCACCGAAGGATAATGTAAACAGAATCGTGAAACCATTGTTGTTTGTATTGAGATCATCACGAGCCTCAAAATATGTG GTTCTCTGTAACATTCAAGTTTTTGCTAAAGTCATGCCTTCACTGTTTGCCGACTACTATGAAGATTTTTTCATATCAACTTCAGAAACATACCAGATAAAAGCTCTGAAGCTTGACATTCTCTCTTTGATTGCCACAGATTCTTCAATTCCTAGCATTTTTCAGGAATTTCAG GATTACATTAAAGATCCAGACAGAAGATTGGCTGCTAGTACAGTTGCTGCCATTGGTCTATGTGCCCAACGTCTTCCGAAACTTTCTAATATATGTTTGGAAGGCCTCTTGTCACTTGCCAAAAAGG ATTGTTTAACAAGTGAGAAAAACGCTCTGGATGAAGAAGCTGGAATTCTGATCCAAGCAGTGATGTCCATTAAGTCCATCATAAGTCAAGATCCGTCAACTCATGATAAG ATCTTGTTGGGTGGCAAAGGGGAAGATCAGTTGACAATTAAAAAACTTGTTAGTTATGTGCTTGAACTGGCAAAGAGCGACATGAAATATGATGTCCGTGACAGAGCTCGTGTTTTATCAAAGATATTGTCTACTTTTCTGAATACTCATGATAATGATGTAGCCTATGCTTCGCCAAAAAAGGGTGCAGCCCATCTCATTGCAAAAAAATTGTTTGCCCCCCCTAAAGGATTACCGTTGTCTGAACCCATAATTTCCCGTTTCTATCTTCCTGGATCGCTTTCACAGATAGTTCTTCATGCTGCTCCAGGTTATGAGCCTCTCCCTAAACCTTGTAGTTTGCTTCTTGCTGATGTTGGCCAAGACTCAGATGTAGTCCAAGGAACGGAGAAATCTCAGGACTTCTATATAACAGATGATTCTGAGACAATATCTGGTTCTTTTGAAGAAGAAAGTGCATCTGGCTATAGTTCTCAGCATTCAGATAGTGGCTCGAGTTATAGTGATGGCAGTGAGGAAAGTCAACTTGTAAATGAAGCTGATAAAAACGTAGGTTCACTCATCCAGATTTCAGACGTGGACAATGCTTTTAAGGGGAAGAATAGTGCTGAGACTAGTCTTGATCCATATGGATCTGGTGGAGTGGAGGAAATTTTATCTAAGAGGGCTTTAGAATCATGGTTGGGCGAGCAGCCTGTTCTGTCAGACCTGAAATCATCTGGAGGTGATGCCATTCAGAGATCTGCCAGAATTTCCATTGATGATCTTGGCAGTCGGGTCAAGCCTAAATCATATACACTACTAGATACTGTTAGTGGCCAGGGGTTGAAGGTGGATTATTCGTTTTCCTCTCAGATATCAGATATCTCACCTTTGCTTGTCTGTGTGGAGGTTACTTTTCATAATTTCTCAAATGAGCCTTTCTTAGAAGTGGTGTTGGTTGATGAGGGCCCCAACAAAGGTCCAGATGTGACAGAACAAGGATTGGTGACAGCAGAGAG ATCATCTACAGCTCATGAGGACATTCCAACTTTGGTGCCGATGGAAGGAATCAATTCTCTTGGACCTAGTCAAATGATAAAACGAGTTCTGCAGGTCCGGTTTCATCATCATCTGCTACCCTTAAAGTTGTCGTTACAGTGCAATGGCCAGAAGTACCCTGTCAAGTTGCGGCCTGATATTGGATACTTTATAAAGCCCCTAAAAATGGATGTTCTAGCTTTTAGAAATAAGGAATTGCAGCTTCCCGGGATGTTTGAGTATGTGAGAAG GTGCACCTTTGCTGACCACCTCGTAGAGCTGAGCATGGACAAAAGTAACACTTGTTTGACAAAAGATGCATATCTTATAATCTGTGAAAATATAGCAATAAAAATGCTAAGTAATGCAAACCTCTTTCTCGTATCTGTGGATTTGCCACTGGCCTCTAAACTTGATGATGCATCAGGTTTGTGCTTAAGGTTCAGTGCTGAGATACTAAGCAGTTCTGTTCCTTGCTTGATTACCATTACCGTTGAAGGTACTTGCTCAGAACCACTGAATATATCCGTGAAGATCAACTGTGAAGAAACTGTTTTTGGCTTGAATCTGTTGAACAGGGTTGTAAATTTTTTAACTGAACCCTCGCCTAGTTGTTCTCAGTGA
- the LOC110794823 gene encoding AP3-complex subunit beta-A isoform X5, with protein sequence MMQLVFSFLIVSLSTISSSLNTPNHIIITYLLQGGMFTQFGATADSFSKASTMVFRIGTDAHLYDDPEDVNIAPLLDSKFDSEKCEALKRLLALIAQGFDVSNFFPQVVKNVASHSLEVKKLVYVYLLHYAEKRPNEALLSINCFQKDLGDTNPLVRAWALRTMAGIRLHVTAPLVLAAINKCARDPSVYVRRCAANAVPKLNDLRLEENASAIEEIIGILLNDHSPGVVGAAAASFNSICPNNLPLIARHYKRLCEILPDVEEWGQIILIGILLRYVIASHGLAKESVLFYPRVSGTNSCERVSSSTGNHLQDSSGLGHGSFEPDLVDLVARSYTEGSDEYLSRSSSERRIFFDLDEAFLTSTDANDDMKMLLKCTSPLLWSQNSAVVLAATGVHWIMAPKDNVNRIVKPLLFVLRSSRASKYVVLCNIQVFAKVMPSLFADYYEDFFISTSETYQIKALKLDILSLIATDSSIPSIFQEFQDYIKDPDRRLAASTVAAIGLCAQRLPKLSNICLEGLLSLAKKDCLTSEKNALDEEAGILIQAVMSIKSIISQDPSTHDKVIIQLVRSLDSIKVSAARAIIVWMVGEYNSLGDKIPLMLISVLKYLAHCFATEASETKLQILNTATKILLGGKGEDQLTIKKLVSYVLELAKSDMKYDVRDRARVLSKILSTFLNTHDNDVAYASPKKGAAHLIAKKLFAPPKGLPLSEPIISRFYLPGSLSQIVLHAAPGYEPLPKPCSLLLADVGQDSDVVQGTEKSQDFYITDDSETISGSFEEESASGYSSQHSDSGSSYSDGSEESQLVNEADKNVGSLIQISDVDNAFKGKNSAETSLDPYGSGGVEEILSKRALESWLGEQPVLSDLKSSGGDAIQRSARISIDDLGSRVKPKSYTLLDTVSGQGLKVDYSFSSQISDISPLLVCVEVTFHNFSNEPFLEVVLVDEGPNKGPDVTEQGLVTAERASIIVF encoded by the exons ATGATGCAATTGGTCTTCTCCTTTCTTATTGTATCTCTGTCAACTATTTCCTCCTCTTTGAATACGCCAAATCATATCATCATAACATATCTGCTTCAAG GAGGGATGTTCACGCAATTCGGAGCAACTGCGGATTCGTTCAGCAAAGCTTCTACGATGGTGTTTCGGATCGGAACTGACGCACACCTCTATGACGATCCCGAAGATGTCAACATCGCTCCTCTTCTCGACAGCAAATTCGACTCCGAGAAGTGCGAAGCTCTCAAACGTCTCCTTGCTCTCATTGCTCAAGGCTTCGATGTCTCCAATTTCTTCCCTCAG GTTGTAAAAAATGTTGCATCACATTCTTTGGAAGTGAAGAAGCTGGTTTATGTATACCTACTGCATTACGCCGAAAA GCGACCCAATGAAGCATTATTATCAATTAATTGTTTCCAGAAGGACCTAGGGGACACCAACCCTTTAGTGCGTGCATGGGCTCTCCGTACTATGGCGGGCATCCGTTTACATGTAACTGCACCTCTTGTTCTAGCTGCTATAAATAAATGTGCCAGAGATCCATCTGTCTATGTTAGGAGATGTGCAGCCAACGCTGTTCCAAAATTGAATGATTTGCGGCTAGAGGAAAATGCATCTGCAATTGAAGAG ATTATTGGTATATTGCTAAATGATCATTCACCTGGAGTTGTTGGAGCTGCTGCTGCTTCTTTTAATTCAATATGTCCAAATAACTTGCCTCTGATTGCAAGGCATTATAAAAGACTCTGTGAAATTCTCCCCGATGTAGAAGAATGGGGTCAAATAATCTTGATTGGAATTCTGTTGCGCTATGTGATTGCTAGTCATGGCCTTGCAAAAGAATCTGTGTTGTTTTACCCCCGTGTTTCTGGAACTAACAGCTGTGAGAGAGTTAGTTCAAGTACAGGCAATCACTTACAGGACAGCAGTGGCTTGGGCCATGGAAGCTTTGAGCCAGACTTAGTGGATTTGGTTGCCAGGTCCTACACTGAAGGTTCTGATGAATACTTATCACGATCAAGTTCTGAGAGAAGGATTTTTTTTGACTTAGATGAAGCATTCCTTACTTCTACTGATGCAAATGATGACATGAAGATGCTTCTGAAGTGTACATCACCCCTTCTATGGAGTCAGAACAGTGCTGTAGTACTTGCAGCAACTGGAGTGCACTGGATCATGGCACCGAAGGATAATGTAAACAGAATCGTGAAACCATTGTTGTTTGTATTGAGATCATCACGAGCCTCAAAATATGTG GTTCTCTGTAACATTCAAGTTTTTGCTAAAGTCATGCCTTCACTGTTTGCCGACTACTATGAAGATTTTTTCATATCAACTTCAGAAACATACCAGATAAAAGCTCTGAAGCTTGACATTCTCTCTTTGATTGCCACAGATTCTTCAATTCCTAGCATTTTTCAGGAATTTCAG GATTACATTAAAGATCCAGACAGAAGATTGGCTGCTAGTACAGTTGCTGCCATTGGTCTATGTGCCCAACGTCTTCCGAAACTTTCTAATATATGTTTGGAAGGCCTCTTGTCACTTGCCAAAAAGG ATTGTTTAACAAGTGAGAAAAACGCTCTGGATGAAGAAGCTGGAATTCTGATCCAAGCAGTGATGTCCATTAAGTCCATCATAAGTCAAGATCCGTCAACTCATGATAAG GTAATCATACAATTGGTTCGAAGCTTGGATTCGATTAAGGTGTCTGCAGCACGAGCAATAATTGTATGGATGGTTGGAGAATACAATTCTTTAGGAGACAAAATTCCTTTGATGTTAATTTCAGTACTCAAGTATCTTGCTCATTGCTTCGCTACAGAAGCCTCTGAAACAAAGCTTCAGATACTTAATACTGCTACTAAG ATCTTGTTGGGTGGCAAAGGGGAAGATCAGTTGACAATTAAAAAACTTGTTAGTTATGTGCTTGAACTGGCAAAGAGCGACATGAAATATGATGTCCGTGACAGAGCTCGTGTTTTATCAAAGATATTGTCTACTTTTCTGAATACTCATGATAATGATGTAGCCTATGCTTCGCCAAAAAAGGGTGCAGCCCATCTCATTGCAAAAAAATTGTTTGCCCCCCCTAAAGGATTACCGTTGTCTGAACCCATAATTTCCCGTTTCTATCTTCCTGGATCGCTTTCACAGATAGTTCTTCATGCTGCTCCAGGTTATGAGCCTCTCCCTAAACCTTGTAGTTTGCTTCTTGCTGATGTTGGCCAAGACTCAGATGTAGTCCAAGGAACGGAGAAATCTCAGGACTTCTATATAACAGATGATTCTGAGACAATATCTGGTTCTTTTGAAGAAGAAAGTGCATCTGGCTATAGTTCTCAGCATTCAGATAGTGGCTCGAGTTATAGTGATGGCAGTGAGGAAAGTCAACTTGTAAATGAAGCTGATAAAAACGTAGGTTCACTCATCCAGATTTCAGACGTGGACAATGCTTTTAAGGGGAAGAATAGTGCTGAGACTAGTCTTGATCCATATGGATCTGGTGGAGTGGAGGAAATTTTATCTAAGAGGGCTTTAGAATCATGGTTGGGCGAGCAGCCTGTTCTGTCAGACCTGAAATCATCTGGAGGTGATGCCATTCAGAGATCTGCCAGAATTTCCATTGATGATCTTGGCAGTCGGGTCAAGCCTAAATCATATACACTACTAGATACTGTTAGTGGCCAGGGGTTGAAGGTGGATTATTCGTTTTCCTCTCAGATATCAGATATCTCACCTTTGCTTGTCTGTGTGGAGGTTACTTTTCATAATTTCTCAAATGAGCCTTTCTTAGAAGTGGTGTTGGTTGATGAGGGCCCCAACAAAGGTCCAGATGTGACAGAACAAGGATTGGTGACAGCAGAGAG AGCTTCCATAATAGTTTTTTAA
- the LOC110794823 gene encoding AP3-complex subunit beta-A isoform X1: MMQLVFSFLIVSLSTISSSLNTPNHIIITYLLQGGMFTQFGATADSFSKASTMVFRIGTDAHLYDDPEDVNIAPLLDSKFDSEKCEALKRLLALIAQGFDVSNFFPQVVKNVASHSLEVKKLVYVYLLHYAEKRPNEALLSINCFQKDLGDTNPLVRAWALRTMAGIRLHVTAPLVLAAINKCARDPSVYVRRCAANAVPKLNDLRLEENASAIEEIIGILLNDHSPGVVGAAAASFNSICPNNLPLIARHYKRLCEILPDVEEWGQIILIGILLRYVIASHGLAKESVLFYPRVSGTNSCERVSSSTGNHLQDSSGLGHGSFEPDLVDLVARSYTEGSDEYLSRSSSERRIFFDLDEAFLTSTDANDDMKMLLKCTSPLLWSQNSAVVLAATGVHWIMAPKDNVNRIVKPLLFVLRSSRASKYVVLCNIQVFAKVMPSLFADYYEDFFISTSETYQIKALKLDILSLIATDSSIPSIFQEFQDYIKDPDRRLAASTVAAIGLCAQRLPKLSNICLEGLLSLAKKDCLTSEKNALDEEAGILIQAVMSIKSIISQDPSTHDKVIIQLVRSLDSIKVSAARAIIVWMVGEYNSLGDKIPLMLISVLKYLAHCFATEASETKLQILNTATKILLGGKGEDQLTIKKLVSYVLELAKSDMKYDVRDRARVLSKILSTFLNTHDNDVAYASPKKGAAHLIAKKLFAPPKGLPLSEPIISRFYLPGSLSQIVLHAAPGYEPLPKPCSLLLADVGQDSDVVQGTEKSQDFYITDDSETISGSFEEESASGYSSQHSDSGSSYSDGSEESQLVNEADKNVGSLIQISDVDNAFKGKNSAETSLDPYGSGGVEEILSKRALESWLGEQPVLSDLKSSGGDAIQRSARISIDDLGSRVKPKSYTLLDTVSGQGLKVDYSFSSQISDISPLLVCVEVTFHNFSNEPFLEVVLVDEGPNKGPDVTEQGLVTAERSSTAHEDIPTLVPMEGINSLGPSQMIKRVLQVRFHHHLLPLKLSLQCNGQKYPVKLRPDIGYFIKPLKMDVLAFRNKELQLPGMFEYVRRCTFADHLVELSMDKSNTCLTKDAYLIICENIAIKMLSNANLFLVSVDLPLASKLDDASGLCLRFSAEILSSSVPCLITITVEGTCSEPLNISVKINCEETVFGLNLLNRVVNFLTEPSPSCSQ, encoded by the exons ATGATGCAATTGGTCTTCTCCTTTCTTATTGTATCTCTGTCAACTATTTCCTCCTCTTTGAATACGCCAAATCATATCATCATAACATATCTGCTTCAAG GAGGGATGTTCACGCAATTCGGAGCAACTGCGGATTCGTTCAGCAAAGCTTCTACGATGGTGTTTCGGATCGGAACTGACGCACACCTCTATGACGATCCCGAAGATGTCAACATCGCTCCTCTTCTCGACAGCAAATTCGACTCCGAGAAGTGCGAAGCTCTCAAACGTCTCCTTGCTCTCATTGCTCAAGGCTTCGATGTCTCCAATTTCTTCCCTCAG GTTGTAAAAAATGTTGCATCACATTCTTTGGAAGTGAAGAAGCTGGTTTATGTATACCTACTGCATTACGCCGAAAA GCGACCCAATGAAGCATTATTATCAATTAATTGTTTCCAGAAGGACCTAGGGGACACCAACCCTTTAGTGCGTGCATGGGCTCTCCGTACTATGGCGGGCATCCGTTTACATGTAACTGCACCTCTTGTTCTAGCTGCTATAAATAAATGTGCCAGAGATCCATCTGTCTATGTTAGGAGATGTGCAGCCAACGCTGTTCCAAAATTGAATGATTTGCGGCTAGAGGAAAATGCATCTGCAATTGAAGAG ATTATTGGTATATTGCTAAATGATCATTCACCTGGAGTTGTTGGAGCTGCTGCTGCTTCTTTTAATTCAATATGTCCAAATAACTTGCCTCTGATTGCAAGGCATTATAAAAGACTCTGTGAAATTCTCCCCGATGTAGAAGAATGGGGTCAAATAATCTTGATTGGAATTCTGTTGCGCTATGTGATTGCTAGTCATGGCCTTGCAAAAGAATCTGTGTTGTTTTACCCCCGTGTTTCTGGAACTAACAGCTGTGAGAGAGTTAGTTCAAGTACAGGCAATCACTTACAGGACAGCAGTGGCTTGGGCCATGGAAGCTTTGAGCCAGACTTAGTGGATTTGGTTGCCAGGTCCTACACTGAAGGTTCTGATGAATACTTATCACGATCAAGTTCTGAGAGAAGGATTTTTTTTGACTTAGATGAAGCATTCCTTACTTCTACTGATGCAAATGATGACATGAAGATGCTTCTGAAGTGTACATCACCCCTTCTATGGAGTCAGAACAGTGCTGTAGTACTTGCAGCAACTGGAGTGCACTGGATCATGGCACCGAAGGATAATGTAAACAGAATCGTGAAACCATTGTTGTTTGTATTGAGATCATCACGAGCCTCAAAATATGTG GTTCTCTGTAACATTCAAGTTTTTGCTAAAGTCATGCCTTCACTGTTTGCCGACTACTATGAAGATTTTTTCATATCAACTTCAGAAACATACCAGATAAAAGCTCTGAAGCTTGACATTCTCTCTTTGATTGCCACAGATTCTTCAATTCCTAGCATTTTTCAGGAATTTCAG GATTACATTAAAGATCCAGACAGAAGATTGGCTGCTAGTACAGTTGCTGCCATTGGTCTATGTGCCCAACGTCTTCCGAAACTTTCTAATATATGTTTGGAAGGCCTCTTGTCACTTGCCAAAAAGG ATTGTTTAACAAGTGAGAAAAACGCTCTGGATGAAGAAGCTGGAATTCTGATCCAAGCAGTGATGTCCATTAAGTCCATCATAAGTCAAGATCCGTCAACTCATGATAAG GTAATCATACAATTGGTTCGAAGCTTGGATTCGATTAAGGTGTCTGCAGCACGAGCAATAATTGTATGGATGGTTGGAGAATACAATTCTTTAGGAGACAAAATTCCTTTGATGTTAATTTCAGTACTCAAGTATCTTGCTCATTGCTTCGCTACAGAAGCCTCTGAAACAAAGCTTCAGATACTTAATACTGCTACTAAG ATCTTGTTGGGTGGCAAAGGGGAAGATCAGTTGACAATTAAAAAACTTGTTAGTTATGTGCTTGAACTGGCAAAGAGCGACATGAAATATGATGTCCGTGACAGAGCTCGTGTTTTATCAAAGATATTGTCTACTTTTCTGAATACTCATGATAATGATGTAGCCTATGCTTCGCCAAAAAAGGGTGCAGCCCATCTCATTGCAAAAAAATTGTTTGCCCCCCCTAAAGGATTACCGTTGTCTGAACCCATAATTTCCCGTTTCTATCTTCCTGGATCGCTTTCACAGATAGTTCTTCATGCTGCTCCAGGTTATGAGCCTCTCCCTAAACCTTGTAGTTTGCTTCTTGCTGATGTTGGCCAAGACTCAGATGTAGTCCAAGGAACGGAGAAATCTCAGGACTTCTATATAACAGATGATTCTGAGACAATATCTGGTTCTTTTGAAGAAGAAAGTGCATCTGGCTATAGTTCTCAGCATTCAGATAGTGGCTCGAGTTATAGTGATGGCAGTGAGGAAAGTCAACTTGTAAATGAAGCTGATAAAAACGTAGGTTCACTCATCCAGATTTCAGACGTGGACAATGCTTTTAAGGGGAAGAATAGTGCTGAGACTAGTCTTGATCCATATGGATCTGGTGGAGTGGAGGAAATTTTATCTAAGAGGGCTTTAGAATCATGGTTGGGCGAGCAGCCTGTTCTGTCAGACCTGAAATCATCTGGAGGTGATGCCATTCAGAGATCTGCCAGAATTTCCATTGATGATCTTGGCAGTCGGGTCAAGCCTAAATCATATACACTACTAGATACTGTTAGTGGCCAGGGGTTGAAGGTGGATTATTCGTTTTCCTCTCAGATATCAGATATCTCACCTTTGCTTGTCTGTGTGGAGGTTACTTTTCATAATTTCTCAAATGAGCCTTTCTTAGAAGTGGTGTTGGTTGATGAGGGCCCCAACAAAGGTCCAGATGTGACAGAACAAGGATTGGTGACAGCAGAGAG ATCATCTACAGCTCATGAGGACATTCCAACTTTGGTGCCGATGGAAGGAATCAATTCTCTTGGACCTAGTCAAATGATAAAACGAGTTCTGCAGGTCCGGTTTCATCATCATCTGCTACCCTTAAAGTTGTCGTTACAGTGCAATGGCCAGAAGTACCCTGTCAAGTTGCGGCCTGATATTGGATACTTTATAAAGCCCCTAAAAATGGATGTTCTAGCTTTTAGAAATAAGGAATTGCAGCTTCCCGGGATGTTTGAGTATGTGAGAAG GTGCACCTTTGCTGACCACCTCGTAGAGCTGAGCATGGACAAAAGTAACACTTGTTTGACAAAAGATGCATATCTTATAATCTGTGAAAATATAGCAATAAAAATGCTAAGTAATGCAAACCTCTTTCTCGTATCTGTGGATTTGCCACTGGCCTCTAAACTTGATGATGCATCAGGTTTGTGCTTAAGGTTCAGTGCTGAGATACTAAGCAGTTCTGTTCCTTGCTTGATTACCATTACCGTTGAAGGTACTTGCTCAGAACCACTGAATATATCCGTGAAGATCAACTGTGAAGAAACTGTTTTTGGCTTGAATCTGTTGAACAGGGTTGTAAATTTTTTAACTGAACCCTCGCCTAGTTGTTCTCAGTGA